The following are encoded together in the Humulus lupulus chromosome 5, drHumLupu1.1, whole genome shotgun sequence genome:
- the LOC133780132 gene encoding uncharacterized protein LOC133780132: MIQKPSPAEGPVGSGSNDTGWARPNRTGNGKAKVPVACDSLRNSYSALPEFQKTLSEQICTTNPNGILQHPILELFDSTDRLGGRPISGKEMEDAQAWLALGLVEEMKVMGPYFTWSNNQDDGHRIYSKLDRIFCNEAWVDMFPLASAFSQWEVVSDHSTLLIKQVEVRNLGIQPFRYFNMWASHHRFREIVLDSWTKPICSRGDFLSSNDSLVLAEREAYLDYRRHEKVYESFIRQKSKITWLRFGDDNTTFFHASLKKRKLSNRIVSYISAYGSVVDDYEQVIHHFLHHFQSYLGCSGRANGHIDMQSISYGPVLDMASQLDLIKPFTTHDVKMALSSIHPVKSPGPDGYGAGFFKVDQPSTAADFRPIACCTTIYKCISKMLCSRLAAILPSLINSNQGAFIKHRTLAYNVLIFQDLIKGYNRKNSSPRCAMKIDLSKAYDSIDWDFLENLLKALCFPSKFIRWIMICLRGTSYSLLLNGRIQGQFQGGKGLRQGDPISPLLFVIVMDYLTRMLIKASKDKGFRFHPMCKSLNLVNLCFANDLLNFCKANPQSVQILHSTLTEFSLTSGLSINHSKSRIYLGGLSVDVKEDVLSCRTQLIQSILMGIRNYWMNIFLLPQHMVRNIDRLCRNFLWGVKGTHNKFHLASWEFVCRPKAYGGLEFREGPAWNKTMIAKFFWAISFKQDQLWVKWVNTIYLKGVPIRDYKLKQDDSWYWRKLIKLSHLVSGTDLDAAIVHGQLRLGKLYTHFISGVKIEYGRTVWCKFSVPKHRFVLWQAVNNHLLTRDLLHSSHVNITSLSCPVCYQLNEFHSHLSLSAFSLRSSDRPLLSGWEM, translated from the exons ATGATTCAGAAGCCTTCTCCAGCAGAAGGTCCAGTTGGTTCTGGATCGAATGATACTGGCTGGGCTCGTCCTAATAGAACTGGGAATGGGAAAGCTAAAGTCCCAGTTGCTTGTGATTCTTTAAGGAACTCCTATAGTGCTTTGCCAGAGTTTCAGAAGACTCTTTCGGAACAGATCTGTACCACTAATCCTAATGGAATTTTGCAACATCCTATCTTGGAAT TGTTTGATAGCACGGATCGTTTGGGTGGGAGGCCTATATCAGGGAAGGAAATGGAGGATGCTCAAGCTTGGTTGGCTCTCGGTTTGGTTGAAGAAATGAAGGTTATGGGACCTTATTTTACGTGGTctaacaaccaagatgatgggcATCGCATTTATTCTAAATTGGATAGAATTTTCTGTAATGAGGCTTGGGTGGATATGTTCCCTTTAGCTTCAGCTTTTTCCCAATGGGAGGTGGTATCTGATCATAGTACTTTGCTTATCAAACAAGTTGAAGTCAGGAATTTGGGGATTCAGCCATTTCGTTACTTTAATATGTGGGCTTCTCATCATCGATTCAGAGAGATTGTGTTAGATAGCTGGACTAAGCCTATCTGTTCTAGGGGTGATTTTTTGTCGAG CAATGATTCTTTGGTCTTGGCTGAAAGAGAAGCTTATTTGGATTATAGAAGACATGAGAAAGTTTATGAGAGTTTTATTCGACAAAAGAGTAAGATTACTTGGcttcgctttggggatgacaatACGACTTTTTTCCATGCCAGTTTGAAGAAAAGGAAGTTGTCTAATCGCATAGTTTCTTATATATCAGCTTATGGGTCTGTTGTTGATGATTACGAGCAGGTTATTCACCATTTCCTTCATCATTTTCAGAGCTACTTGGGTTGTTCGGGTAGAGCTAATGGTCACATTGATATGCAAAGTATCTCTTATGGCCCGGTTTTAGATATGGCTTCCCAATTGGACCTAATTAAGCCATTCACTACTCATGATGTTAAAATGGCCCTCTCTAGCATTCATCCTGTTAAAAGTCCAGGCCCAGATGGGTACGGGGCTGGTTTTTTCAAG GTGGACCAGCCTTCTACTGCTGCTGACTTTAGGCCAATAGCTTGCTGCACTACCATCTATAAATGCATATCTAAGATGCTCTGCAGCAGGCTTGCTGCAATCCTTCCTTCTTTGATTAATTCTAATCAAGGTGCGTTTATAAAGCATAGAACTCTTGCCTATAATGTTCTCATATTTCAAGATTTGATAAAGGGATATAATAGGAAAAATAGCTCTCCTAGATGTGCTATGAAGATTGACCTTAGTAAAGCTTATGATTCAATTGATTGGGACTTCTTGGAGAATTTGCTAAAAGCTCTTTGCTTTCCTAGTAAATTTATCCGTTGGATCATGATTTGCTTGAGAGGTACCTCTTACTCGTTACTGTTAAATGGTAGAATCCAAGGGCAATTTCAGGGAGGTAAAGGGCTGAGGCAAGGGGATCCTATTTCTCCTTTGCTCTTTGTCATTGTGATGGATTACCTTACTCGAATGTTAATCAAAGCTTCCAAGGATAAAGGATTCAGATTTCATCCTATGTGCAAATCTCTCAATCTTGTTAATCTTTGCTTTGCAAATGATTTACTTAATTTTTGCAAGGCTAATCCTCAATCTGTCCAGATCTTGCATTCAACTCTTACTGAGTTTTCCTTGACTTCAGGCCTTTCTATCAACCATAGTAAATCCCGTATTTACCTTGGTGGGTTGTCTGTTGATGTTAAGGAGGATGTGTTGAGCT GTAGAACTCAGTTAATTCAGTCTATCTTAATGGGAATTAGGAATTATTGGATGAATATTTTTCTACTGCCTCAACATATGGTTAGAAATATTGATCGTTTGTGTAGGAATTTCTTGTGGGGTGTGAAGGGAACCCACAACAAATTTCACCTGGCATCTTGGGAATTTGTCTGTCGTCCTAAAGCTTATGGAGGGCTCGAGTTTAGAGAAGGGCCTGCTTGGAACAAGACTATGATTGCAAAGTTTTTCTGGGCCATTTCCTTTAAGCAGGATCAATTATGGGTGAAATGGGTGAATACCATATACTTAAAAGGAGTGCCAATCAGGGACTATAAATTGAAACAAGATGATAGCTGGTATTGGAGAAAATTAATCAAGCTGAGTCATTTAGTGTCTGGAACTGATTTGGATGCTGCTATAGTGCATGGTCAGCTCAGGTTGGGCAAACTGTATACTCATTTTATTTCTGGTGTTAAGATTGAGTATGGGCGTACAGTTTGGTGCAAGTTTTCAGTGCCTAAGCACCGGTTTGTTCTATGGCAAGCTGTTAATAATCACTTACTCACTAGAGATCTTCTCCATAGTTCTCATGTGAATATTACTTCCTTGAGCTGCCCTGTTTGCTACCAGTTGAATGAATTCCATTCGCATCTCTCTTTGAGTGCATTTTCTTTGAGAAGCTCAGACAGACCATT